One Pyxicephalus adspersus chromosome 3, UCB_Pads_2.0, whole genome shotgun sequence genomic window carries:
- the CENPC gene encoding centromere protein C isoform X1, protein MGDGQTLDQLKNQYRRRFYRDRIENLPELRTGTNVLSAIGDYFNNSGGEESPCFNSTSILADSVTTINAPETNKENQVSSSNPGTSKSGILHPADLDVDSDEEIDDYENDLPLNLVLEKVSETEIVTSPSNVLRDRMYSSDSSAVQGPPSPAPKHSPQKRLRFSDAVVKEKEGFASIFSSRYKRPPADDVPARQMLLSKSYAPSNKNVSGPSVTTAEHVAEQEDDEFIIEDEHSINMSFSLVNKKSSVGSSKETNTTTPSSARRNPNLQHKTSEVISEQSPVYLSSRSQSTRKENNSNVNRRDTTDVIKNAQSNERLVKETKLTPLSAILESQKSSVKSKAMSEQSLPCSKSFQQTRQENKEVEMAEEDISDLVWDPNRERIKIPRSKAERSKSSSTSHQMLEIEPAKTVSDQAAVKSQTAKNTLRDDTTKDKLWKDANTFTSHLAKFGNSEPPVKRMDVANFSDLPVTAEDEEFVIHDTSEIDSGSENWNKKPRKIPNDNKKNKKKENNIRSEVHNVTYISAKKTDDNKDSRRSRNDATDSLSPVNDKKKSRPTEVERLAVHKYLQVGVDNQNQNNSSRPKRVSAPPSTWWVVNPMGRNSTFVIEEALPQQSPKSKRKASGESKEPSEWQRDKEESFELKEGRHLDQYVDKPFKESNEKILNSRKRTKKIKPAESEEISRPLKVKKHTNQARNKSQTSTKKSLQTQESECSPTGSSPSPPIREAQYQSPQRDQPILDQLSKKSSSASGGDIETLKKTKTSAKNKSQMSKNLWKQLHNEIQESNAISSHNHDLNAHDLPSESGHLSTSPLPSCSSVNEPQCPSPSLSSGSGTTIARKNTDKSSKKLQKSTKKTLQSTKRWRQQEHETQESNGEYSPERDLNAHDLPSKSDHLSTSPLPSSSSVNEPQCPSPQKHPSLEEQPERSSASGSGTIARKTTHTSSKKLQKSTKKSLQSTKHWKQQEHETQESNDEYSPERDLNARDLPSTSDHLSTSPLPSSSSVNEPQCPSPQKHPNLDKHPRRVSAFRSPINARKKTQTYNKKLQKSTKKSVQSTKLWRQQEHETQESNDEYSEHDLNAHESPNKMDCLPTTALPTSPQMSKPQYQSPQRGHPVLDNNFKKSSAETEEQPHDRRSQQSTMSPAYDPAKSTFQSGPVLKTRAMRHNNQMSAVVRNLTSVESLDLVDQSPLAVVRDPETNSDALAECIHRANSVRHSNPSMLLRCFNNNIFSAGKIVLGPMEEEMRDTPQCDILVYYIVTGRILLTLHKSHHSLKSGDFFFIPPCNTYHIQNNTEVTELIFTQLKSKSE, encoded by the exons AATTGAAAATTTGCCTGAACTTCGAACTGGGACCAATGTATTGTCTGCAATAggggattattttaataattcag gtggggaAGAATCCCCTTGTTTTAATAGCACATCAATTCTTGCTGACAGTGTAACAACTATTAACGCTCCAGAAACTAATAag GAAAATCAAGTTTCTTCATCAAATCCAGGCACTTCTAAATCAGGCATTCTCCACCCTGCAG ATTTGGATGTAGATTCTGACGAGGAAATTGATGACTATGAAAACGATTTGCCACTTAATCTGGTTCTTGAGAAGGTATCAGAAACTGAAATTGTTACTTCACCGAGTAATGTATTAAGAGATCGGATGTATAGCTCGGATAGCTCTGCAGTCCAGGGACCTCCAAGTCCAGCTCCTAAACATTCTCCACAAAAGAG GTTGCGGTTTAGTGATGctgtagtaaaagaaaaagagggctTTGCAAGCATCTTTTCCAGCAGGTATAAAAGACCACCAGCAGATGATGTTCCGGCAAGACAGATGCTTCTATCCAAAAGTTATGCTCCTAGCAACAAGAATGTTTCAGGACCTAGTGTAACAACTGCAGAACACGTGGCTGAACA AGAGGATGATGAATTTATAATAGAGGATGAACATAGTATAAATATGAGTTTCTCCTTAGTTAATAAAAAATCTTCAGTTGGAAGCTCAAAGGAGACTAATACAACAACACCCAGCA GTGCTCGAAGGAATCCGAATCTGCAGCATAAAACTTCTGAGGTTATTTCAGAACAGTCACCTGTGTATTTGAGCAGTCG CAGCCAATCTACAAGGAAGGAAAATAATTCTAATGTGAATAGAAGGGACACGACTGATGTCATTAAAAACGCTCAGAGTAATGAAAGACTAGTAAAAGAAACAAAGCTTACACCTTTAAGCG CTATTTTGGAGAGTCAGAAGTCGTCTGTAAAATCAAAGGCCATGTCTGAACAGTCACTTCCTTGTTCCAAATCTTT CCAACAGACAAGGCAAGAAAATAAGGAAGTAGAAATGGCTGAAGAAGACATTTCTGATCTGGTTTGGGATCCCAACCGTGAAAGAATAAAGATTCCAAGATCAAAAGCAGAAAGATCAAAATCTTCCAGTA CCTCACACCAGATGTTGGAGATTGAGCCTGCAAAGACAGTCTCTGACCAAGCAGCTGTAAAGTCCCAAACTGC aaAAAACACCTTAAGAGATGATACAACAAAAGATAAATTGTGGAAAGATGCAAATACCTTTACATCTCATTTAGCCAAATTTGGAAACAGTGAGCCTCCAGTAAAAAG gaTGGATGTTGCTAACTTTTCTGACCTTCCAGTCACTGCTGAAGATGAAGAATTTGTTATTCATGATACTTCAGAAATTGACAGTGGTTCTGAAAATTGGAACAAAAAACCTCGCAAAATTCCTAATGacaacaaaaagaataaaaaaaaggaaaataatattcgTTCAGAAGTGCATAAC gttACTTATATCAGTGCAAAGAAGACTGATGATAATAAAGATTCAAGAAGGAGCCGCAATGATGCAACAGACTCCTTGTCTCCAGTAAATG ATAAGAAAAAATCAAGACCCACTGAAGTAGAAAGGTTAGCTGTTCACAAATATTTGCAGGTTGGTGTGGATAACCAAAATCAGAATAACTCCTCAAGGCCCAAGAGAGTATCTGCACCACCATCAACTTGGTGGGTAGTTAACCCAATGGGAAGAAACTCTACATTTGTAATAGAGGAGGCACTACCGCAACAGTCACCAAAAAGCAAAA gaaaagcTTCAGGTGAATCAAAGGAGCCTTCAGAATGGCAAAGAGATAAGGAAGAAAGCTTTGAACTGAAAGAAGGAAGACACCTAGATCAATATGTAGACAAGCCTTTTAAAGAAAGCAACGAAAAAATCCTAAATTCtaggaaaagaacaaaaaaaataaaacccgcTGAAAGTGAGGAAATTTCAAGACCATTGAAGGTTAAAAAACATACCAACCAAGCTCGTAACAAATcacaaacatctacaaaaaagtCACTCCAGACACAAGAAAGTGAATGTTCTCCAACAGGAAGTTCACCAAGTCCACCAATAAGAGAAGCACAGTATCAATCTCCACAGAGGGACCAACCCATTTTGGATCAGCTTTCCAAGAAATCATCCTCTGCTTCTGGGGGTGACATTGaaactcttaaaaaaacaaagacatctgcaaaaaacaaatcacaaatgtCTAAAAACCTCTGGAAGCAACTACATAATGAGATTCAAGAAAGCAATGCTATAAGTTCTCATAACCATGATTTGAATGCGCATGATTTGCCAAGTGAAAGTGGCCATTTGTCAACTTCACCATTACCTTCATGTTCCTCAGTAAATGAACCACAGtgtccctctccctctctctcttctggAAGTGGCACCACAATAGCTCgtaaaaatacagacaaatcttctaaaaaattgcaaaagtctacaaaaaaaacacttcagtCTACCAAACGCTGGAGACAACAAGAACATGAGACGCAAGAAAGTAATGGCGAATATTCTCCTGAACGTGATTTGAATGCTCATGATTTGCCAAGTAAAAGTGACCATTTGTCAACTTCACCATTACCTTCAAGTTCCTCAGTAAATGAACCACAGTGTCCCTCTCCCCAGAAACATCCCAGTTTAGAAGAGCAACCCGAGAGGTCCTCTGCTTCTGGAAGTGGCACCATAGCTCGTAAAACTACGCACACATCttccaaaaaattgcaaaagtcTACAAAAAAATCACTTCAGTCTACCAAACACTGGAAACAACAAGAACATGAGACACAAGAAAGTAATGATGAATATTCTCCTGAACGGGATTTGAATGCTCGTGATTTGCCAAGTACAAGTGACCATTTGTCAACTTCACCATTACCTTCAAGTTCCTCAGTAAATGAACCACAGTGTCCCTCTCCCCAGAAACATCCCAATTTAGATAAGCATCCTCGGCGGGTCTCTGCTTTTAGAAGTCCCATAAACGCtcgtaaaaaaacacaaacatataacaaaaaattgcaaaagtcTACCAAAAAATCAGTTCAGTCAACAAAACTCTGGAGACAACAAGAACATGAGACACAAGAAAGTAATGATGAATATTCTGAACATGATTTGAATGCGCATGAATCGCCCAATAAAATGGACTGTTTACCAACAACTGCACTACCTACAAGTCCACAAATGAGTAAACCACAGTATCAATCACCACAGAGGGGTCATCCTGTTCTAGATAACAATTTCAAGAAATCCTCCGCAGAGACAGAGGAACAGCCACACgatag GAGATCCCAGCAAAGCACCATGTCGCCTGCTTATGATCCTGCAAAATCAACCTT cCAAAGTGGGCCTGTGTTAAAGACCAGGGCAATGCGACACAACAACCAGATGAGTGCTGTTGTCCGAAACCTAACTTCTGtag AATCTCTTGACCTTGTTGACCAGTCACCTCTGGCAGTTGTACGTGACCCAGAAACAAACAGTGATGCCCTTGCAG AGTGTATACATCGTGCCAACAGTGTCAGACACAGTAATCCTTCCATGCTGTTGAGGTGCTTCAATAATAATATCTTCAGTGCCGGCAAGATTGTGCTTGGGCCAATGGAGGAGGAAATGAGAGATACACCTCAGTGTGATATTTTG GTGTACTACATAGTCACAGGGAGAATCCTGCTGACACTACACAAATCACACCACAGTTTAAAAAGCGGTGATTTCTTTTTCATCCCCCCAT gcAACACATATCATATTCAAAACAATACCGAAGTTACAGAACTTATTTTCACACAGCTCAAGTCTAAATCTGAATGA
- the CENPC gene encoding centromere protein C isoform X4, whose product MVGEPSGEESPCFNSTSILADSVTTINAPETNKENQVSSSNPGTSKSGILHPADLDVDSDEEIDDYENDLPLNLVLEKVSETEIVTSPSNVLRDRMYSSDSSAVQGPPSPAPKHSPQKRLRFSDAVVKEKEGFASIFSSRYKRPPADDVPARQMLLSKSYAPSNKNVSGPSVTTAEHVAEQEDDEFIIEDEHSINMSFSLVNKKSSVGSSKETNTTTPSSARRNPNLQHKTSEVISEQSPVYLSSRSQSTRKENNSNVNRRDTTDVIKNAQSNERLVKETKLTPLSAILESQKSSVKSKAMSEQSLPCSKSFQQTRQENKEVEMAEEDISDLVWDPNRERIKIPRSKAERSKSSSTSHQMLEIEPAKTVSDQAAVKSQTAKNTLRDDTTKDKLWKDANTFTSHLAKFGNSEPPVKRMDVANFSDLPVTAEDEEFVIHDTSEIDSGSENWNKKPRKIPNDNKKNKKKENNIRSEVHNVTYISAKKTDDNKDSRRSRNDATDSLSPVNDKKKSRPTEVERLAVHKYLQVGVDNQNQNNSSRPKRVSAPPSTWWVVNPMGRNSTFVIEEALPQQSPKSKRKASGESKEPSEWQRDKEESFELKEGRHLDQYVDKPFKESNEKILNSRKRTKKIKPAESEEISRPLKVKKHTNQARNKSQTSTKKSLQTQESECSPTGSSPSPPIREAQYQSPQRDQPILDQLSKKSSSASGGDIETLKKTKTSAKNKSQMSKNLWKQLHNEIQESNAISSHNHDLNAHDLPSESGHLSTSPLPSCSSVNEPQCPSPSLSSGSGTTIARKNTDKSSKKLQKSTKKTLQSTKRWRQQEHETQESNGEYSPERDLNAHDLPSKSDHLSTSPLPSSSSVNEPQCPSPQKHPSLEEQPERSSASGSGTIARKTTHTSSKKLQKSTKKSLQSTKHWKQQEHETQESNDEYSPERDLNARDLPSTSDHLSTSPLPSSSSVNEPQCPSPQKHPNLDKHPRRVSAFRSPINARKKTQTYNKKLQKSTKKSVQSTKLWRQQEHETQESNDEYSEHDLNAHESPNKMDCLPTTALPTSPQMSKPQYQSPQRGHPVLDNNFKKSSAETEEQPHDRRSQQSTMSPAYDPAKSTFQSGPVLKTRAMRHNNQMSAVVRNLTSVESLDLVDQSPLAVVRDPETNSDALAECIHRANSVRHSNPSMLLRCFNNNIFSAGKIVLGPMEEEMRDTPQCDILVYYIVTGRILLTLHKSHHSLKSGDFFFIPPCNTYHIQNNTEVTELIFTQLKSKSE is encoded by the exons ATGGTAGGAGAGCCAA gtggggaAGAATCCCCTTGTTTTAATAGCACATCAATTCTTGCTGACAGTGTAACAACTATTAACGCTCCAGAAACTAATAag GAAAATCAAGTTTCTTCATCAAATCCAGGCACTTCTAAATCAGGCATTCTCCACCCTGCAG ATTTGGATGTAGATTCTGACGAGGAAATTGATGACTATGAAAACGATTTGCCACTTAATCTGGTTCTTGAGAAGGTATCAGAAACTGAAATTGTTACTTCACCGAGTAATGTATTAAGAGATCGGATGTATAGCTCGGATAGCTCTGCAGTCCAGGGACCTCCAAGTCCAGCTCCTAAACATTCTCCACAAAAGAG GTTGCGGTTTAGTGATGctgtagtaaaagaaaaagagggctTTGCAAGCATCTTTTCCAGCAGGTATAAAAGACCACCAGCAGATGATGTTCCGGCAAGACAGATGCTTCTATCCAAAAGTTATGCTCCTAGCAACAAGAATGTTTCAGGACCTAGTGTAACAACTGCAGAACACGTGGCTGAACA AGAGGATGATGAATTTATAATAGAGGATGAACATAGTATAAATATGAGTTTCTCCTTAGTTAATAAAAAATCTTCAGTTGGAAGCTCAAAGGAGACTAATACAACAACACCCAGCA GTGCTCGAAGGAATCCGAATCTGCAGCATAAAACTTCTGAGGTTATTTCAGAACAGTCACCTGTGTATTTGAGCAGTCG CAGCCAATCTACAAGGAAGGAAAATAATTCTAATGTGAATAGAAGGGACACGACTGATGTCATTAAAAACGCTCAGAGTAATGAAAGACTAGTAAAAGAAACAAAGCTTACACCTTTAAGCG CTATTTTGGAGAGTCAGAAGTCGTCTGTAAAATCAAAGGCCATGTCTGAACAGTCACTTCCTTGTTCCAAATCTTT CCAACAGACAAGGCAAGAAAATAAGGAAGTAGAAATGGCTGAAGAAGACATTTCTGATCTGGTTTGGGATCCCAACCGTGAAAGAATAAAGATTCCAAGATCAAAAGCAGAAAGATCAAAATCTTCCAGTA CCTCACACCAGATGTTGGAGATTGAGCCTGCAAAGACAGTCTCTGACCAAGCAGCTGTAAAGTCCCAAACTGC aaAAAACACCTTAAGAGATGATACAACAAAAGATAAATTGTGGAAAGATGCAAATACCTTTACATCTCATTTAGCCAAATTTGGAAACAGTGAGCCTCCAGTAAAAAG gaTGGATGTTGCTAACTTTTCTGACCTTCCAGTCACTGCTGAAGATGAAGAATTTGTTATTCATGATACTTCAGAAATTGACAGTGGTTCTGAAAATTGGAACAAAAAACCTCGCAAAATTCCTAATGacaacaaaaagaataaaaaaaaggaaaataatattcgTTCAGAAGTGCATAAC gttACTTATATCAGTGCAAAGAAGACTGATGATAATAAAGATTCAAGAAGGAGCCGCAATGATGCAACAGACTCCTTGTCTCCAGTAAATG ATAAGAAAAAATCAAGACCCACTGAAGTAGAAAGGTTAGCTGTTCACAAATATTTGCAGGTTGGTGTGGATAACCAAAATCAGAATAACTCCTCAAGGCCCAAGAGAGTATCTGCACCACCATCAACTTGGTGGGTAGTTAACCCAATGGGAAGAAACTCTACATTTGTAATAGAGGAGGCACTACCGCAACAGTCACCAAAAAGCAAAA gaaaagcTTCAGGTGAATCAAAGGAGCCTTCAGAATGGCAAAGAGATAAGGAAGAAAGCTTTGAACTGAAAGAAGGAAGACACCTAGATCAATATGTAGACAAGCCTTTTAAAGAAAGCAACGAAAAAATCCTAAATTCtaggaaaagaacaaaaaaaataaaacccgcTGAAAGTGAGGAAATTTCAAGACCATTGAAGGTTAAAAAACATACCAACCAAGCTCGTAACAAATcacaaacatctacaaaaaagtCACTCCAGACACAAGAAAGTGAATGTTCTCCAACAGGAAGTTCACCAAGTCCACCAATAAGAGAAGCACAGTATCAATCTCCACAGAGGGACCAACCCATTTTGGATCAGCTTTCCAAGAAATCATCCTCTGCTTCTGGGGGTGACATTGaaactcttaaaaaaacaaagacatctgcaaaaaacaaatcacaaatgtCTAAAAACCTCTGGAAGCAACTACATAATGAGATTCAAGAAAGCAATGCTATAAGTTCTCATAACCATGATTTGAATGCGCATGATTTGCCAAGTGAAAGTGGCCATTTGTCAACTTCACCATTACCTTCATGTTCCTCAGTAAATGAACCACAGtgtccctctccctctctctcttctggAAGTGGCACCACAATAGCTCgtaaaaatacagacaaatcttctaaaaaattgcaaaagtctacaaaaaaaacacttcagtCTACCAAACGCTGGAGACAACAAGAACATGAGACGCAAGAAAGTAATGGCGAATATTCTCCTGAACGTGATTTGAATGCTCATGATTTGCCAAGTAAAAGTGACCATTTGTCAACTTCACCATTACCTTCAAGTTCCTCAGTAAATGAACCACAGTGTCCCTCTCCCCAGAAACATCCCAGTTTAGAAGAGCAACCCGAGAGGTCCTCTGCTTCTGGAAGTGGCACCATAGCTCGTAAAACTACGCACACATCttccaaaaaattgcaaaagtcTACAAAAAAATCACTTCAGTCTACCAAACACTGGAAACAACAAGAACATGAGACACAAGAAAGTAATGATGAATATTCTCCTGAACGGGATTTGAATGCTCGTGATTTGCCAAGTACAAGTGACCATTTGTCAACTTCACCATTACCTTCAAGTTCCTCAGTAAATGAACCACAGTGTCCCTCTCCCCAGAAACATCCCAATTTAGATAAGCATCCTCGGCGGGTCTCTGCTTTTAGAAGTCCCATAAACGCtcgtaaaaaaacacaaacatataacaaaaaattgcaaaagtcTACCAAAAAATCAGTTCAGTCAACAAAACTCTGGAGACAACAAGAACATGAGACACAAGAAAGTAATGATGAATATTCTGAACATGATTTGAATGCGCATGAATCGCCCAATAAAATGGACTGTTTACCAACAACTGCACTACCTACAAGTCCACAAATGAGTAAACCACAGTATCAATCACCACAGAGGGGTCATCCTGTTCTAGATAACAATTTCAAGAAATCCTCCGCAGAGACAGAGGAACAGCCACACgatag GAGATCCCAGCAAAGCACCATGTCGCCTGCTTATGATCCTGCAAAATCAACCTT cCAAAGTGGGCCTGTGTTAAAGACCAGGGCAATGCGACACAACAACCAGATGAGTGCTGTTGTCCGAAACCTAACTTCTGtag AATCTCTTGACCTTGTTGACCAGTCACCTCTGGCAGTTGTACGTGACCCAGAAACAAACAGTGATGCCCTTGCAG AGTGTATACATCGTGCCAACAGTGTCAGACACAGTAATCCTTCCATGCTGTTGAGGTGCTTCAATAATAATATCTTCAGTGCCGGCAAGATTGTGCTTGGGCCAATGGAGGAGGAAATGAGAGATACACCTCAGTGTGATATTTTG GTGTACTACATAGTCACAGGGAGAATCCTGCTGACACTACACAAATCACACCACAGTTTAAAAAGCGGTGATTTCTTTTTCATCCCCCCAT gcAACACATATCATATTCAAAACAATACCGAAGTTACAGAACTTATTTTCACACAGCTCAAGTCTAAATCTGAATGA